The sequence below is a genomic window from Kitasatospora kifunensis.
CCACCGCCAACATGACCTCGCTCTCCACCTTGGCGCTGCTCCAGTTCCCGGCCCAGGCCGAGAAGTTGCGCAAGCAGCCCGAGCTGATCAACGGCGCGGTGGAGGAGTTGCTGCGCTACCTCACCATCGTCGACTCCGGTCTGCCCCGAGTGGCCATGGAGGACGTCGAGTTGTCCGACGGAACGCTGGTGCGGGCCGGTGAGGGTGTGCTGGTGATGCTCTCCACCGCCAACCGCGACGAGGGGCTCTTCCCCGGCGGCGAGCAGCTGGACGTCACCCGTGACGCGCGCCGCCACCTCGCCTTCGGCTTCGGCGTGCACCAGTGCCTGGGGCAGCCGCTGGCCCGCGCCGAGCTGCAGATCGCGCTGTCGACGCTGCTGCGCCGGCTGCCCACCTTGCGGTTGGCCGTGCCGTTCGAGGAGGTCCCGTTCCGTGCGTCGGTGATCTACGGTCCGCGCGAACTGCCGGTCGCCTGGTAGCGCCTCCTCGCTCGCCCGCCGGCGTCCTGGCTGATCGAGGGCGCCGGAGGCTGGCCCTGGCTCACGTCACCGCTCCACCCGTCGCGTTCTGATTTTTTACTGCGTTCCGGCTTTGAGTTTCATGCGGAGTCGTGCATACTTATGCCTATCACCGTATGAGACATCGAAGAAGGAGAAAGCCGTGACCGAGCGCGTCGTACTCGCCTACTCGGGCGGTCTGGACACGTCCGTCTGCATCGGCTGGATCGCCGAGGAGACCGGCGCCGAGGTCATCGCCGTCGCCGTCGACGTCGGCCAGGGCGGCGAGGACCTGGACGTGATCCGCCAGCGCGCCCTGGACTGCGGCGCGGTCGAGGCCGAGGTCGCCGATGCCCGCGACGAGTTCGCCGACGAGTACTGCCTGCCGGCCGTCAAGGCCAACGCGCTCTACCAGGGCGAGTACCCGCTGGTCTCGGCGCTCTCCCGCCCGGTGATCGTCAAGCACCTGGTGGCCGCCGCCCAGAAGCACGGCGCCACCACCGTCGCGCACGGCTGCACCGGCAAGGGCAACGACCAGGTCCGCTTCGAGGTCGGCATCAACTCCCTGGCCCCGAACCTGAAGTGCATCGCCCCGGTGCGCGACTACGCGATGACCCGGGACAAGGCGATCGCCTTCGCCGAGGCCAAGGGCCTGCCGATCGTCACCACCAAGAAGTCCCCGTACTCGATCGACCAGAACGTCTTCGGGCGGGCCGTCGAGACCGGCTTCCTGGAGGACATCTGGAACGCCCCGATCGAGGACGTCTACGAGTACACCCAGAACCCGGCCACCGCGCGCGAGGCCGACGAGGTCGTCATCACCTTCGAGGCGGGCGTCCCGGTCGCCATCGACGGTCACAAGGTGACCGTCCTGCAGGCCATCGAGGAGCTCAACAAGCGGGCCGGCGCCCAGGGCATCGGCCGGCTCGACATGGTCGAGGACCGGCTGGTCGGCATCAAGTCCCGGGAGATCTACGAGGCCCCCGGCGCGATCGCGCTGATCACCGCCCACCAGGCGCTGGAGAACGTCACCGTCGAGCGCGAACTGGCCCGCTACAAGCGGCAGGTCGAGCAGCGCTGGGCCGAGCTGGTCTACGACGGCCTGTGGTTCTCCCCGCTCAAGCGCGCGCTGGACGGCTTCGTCAACGAGGCCAACCAGTCGGTCTCCGGCGAGATCCGGATGGTGCTGCACGGTGGACGGGCCGTGGTCAACGGCCGTAAGTCGGACCAGTCGCTCTACGACTTCAACCTCGCCACCTACGACACCGGTGACACCTTCGACCAGTCGATGTCCAAGGGCTTCATCGAGATCTTCGGGATGTCCTCGAAGATCGCCGCCCGCCGCGACCTGGCCTGAGCGACACCGCCCGAAAACGGCACCCCTCGTACCACCCCTCCCGCGAGCCCCGACCGCCCCCCTCGGTCGGGGCTCGCCCCCAACCCGCCCAATCGCACGCCCACCGCACGCAAGGAGCGCCCCCGATGTCGTCCGACCAGCCCGCAGACGTCCGCCTCTGGGGCGCGCGCTTCGCCGACGGCCCCTCCGAGGCACTGGCCAAGCTCTCCGCCTCGGTCCACTTCGACTGGCGGCTCGCCCCCTATGACATCGCCGGCTCCAAGGCACACGCCCGCGTGCTGCACGCCGCCCACCTCCTGACGGACGACGAGCTGGCCGCGATGCTCGCGGGCCTCGACCAGTTGCTGACCGACGTCCAGTCCGGCGCCTTCGTCGGCACCATCGCCGACGAGGACGTGCACACCGCGCTCGAACGCGGGCTGCTGGAGCGGCTCGGCCCGGACCTGGGCGGCAAGCTGCGGGCCGGGCGTTCGCGCAACGACCAGATCGCCACCCTCTTCCGGATGTACCTGCGTGACCACGCCAAGATCATCGGCGGCCTGATCCTGGACCTCCAGGAGGCGCTGGTGGGCCTGGCCGAGGTGCACCCGGACACCGCGATGCCCGGCCGCACCCACCTGCAGCACGCCCAGCCGGTGCTCTTCGCCCACCACGTCCTCGCGCACGTGCAGGCCCTGGGCCGGGACGCCGAGCGGCTGCGCCAGTGGGACACCCGCACCGCCGTCTCGCCGTACGGCTCCGGCGCGCTGGCCGGCTCCTCGCTGGGTCTCGACCCGCAGGCGGTCGCCGCCGAACTCGGCTTCGAGCGCGGCTCGGTCGGCAACTCGATCGACGGCACGGCCTCGCGCGACTTCGTCGCCGAGTTCGCCTTCGTCACCGCGATGATCGGGATCAACCTCTCCCGGATCGCCGAGGAGGTGATCATCTGGAACACCAAGGAGTTCGGCTTCATCACCCTGCACGACGCCTTCTCCACCGGCTCCTCGATCATGCCGCAGAAGAAGAACCCGGACATCGCGGAGCTGGCCAGGGGCAAGTCCGGGCGCCTGATCGGCAACCTGACCGGGCTGCTGGCCACCCTCAAGGCGCTGCCGCTGGCCTACAACCGGGACCTGCAGGAGGACAAGGAGCCGGTCTTCGACTCCTGCGACACCCTTGAGGTCCTGCTGCCGGCCTTCACCGGCATGATGGCGACCCTGACGGTCCACCGGGAGCGGCTGGAGGAGCTGGCCCCGGCCGGCTTCTCGCTGGCCACCGACATCGCCGAGTGGCTGGTCAAGCGCGGCGTCCCGTTCCGGGTGGCGCACGAGGTCGCGGGTGCCTGCGTCAAGGTCTGCGAGGGGCAGGGCATCGAGCTGTGGGACCTGACGGACCGGCAGTTCGCCGAGATCTCCGAGCACCTGACGCCGGAGGTCCGGGACGTGCTCAGCGTGCACGGCGCGATCGGCGCCCGCGACGGGCGCGGCGGCACCGCTCCCAGCGCGGTGGCCGTCCAGCTGGCGGAGGTCAAGGCCGACCTGGCCCTCCAGCGCGAGTGGAGCGGCCGCTGACCCGTCCGTGGGTGCCCATTCGGTGACGTTTGAGTGATTTACGCCACCAGAGACCGCCGTCTGGTTGAGAACAGCTGAAGGCTGGGTAGAGCGCTGGCGAACGTATCTCCGGTTTCGGCTGATACGGTCTTGCGCTACTTCCCGGTCAGGGCCGATCCCCGGCCGGGTGACCTCCGGCAGGCCATCCGGTGCGAAACCCTCACCCTGCGCGCCGGGCATTGACGATGGGAGGCCCCCGCACATGGGCATGAGCGTGATCATCTCGGTGGCGACCGAGCAGGACACCGAACAGATCCTCAAACTCCAGTACCTCGGCTACCAGAGCGAGGCCGAGCTCTACGGCGACTGGTCGATCGAACCGCTCACCCAGAGCCTGACCAGCCTGCGCGAGGAGATGGCGGACCGTCACGTCCTGGTCGCCCGGCTCGGCGGCGAGGTGGTCGGCTCGGTGCGGGGCTGGGTCGAGGAGGACGGCATCGCTCGGATAAGCCGTCTGGTCGTCCACCCCCGGATGCAGCGCCACGGCCTCGGCGGTCGGCTGCTGCGTGCGGTGGAGGAGCGGCTGCTCGCCGGTGAGCGCCCGGTGCGGGCCTTCCGGCTGAACACCGGCCACCGCAGCCTGGGCAATCTGCGCTTGTACGCGCGCCAGGGCTACCGGCAGATCGGCACCCGCCAGGTGACGCCGGAGCTGAGCTTCGTGGACCTGGAGAAGCCGGTCGAGGCGCCCCTGGCCGCCGCTGTCTGAGGCCGCCTGCCCAACTGGTCTGAACCACTTCGCCGCCGAACGGCCCCACCTCCCAGGTGGGGCCGTTCGGCGTTCTCCTTGCCGCGCCCGGGTCGTGTCCGCAATGCGGACATCACATCCTGTTCATTGGGACACGGCAGGCTCATCTGTTTTACTGGTTCTATGACTGCGACGACGAAGACCACCGCCACCGGCACCATGCCGGCAGGTGTGCGTGGCATGTGTTGTCGAATGTGTCACTGCTGATCGGGCCTCTCGCGCCGCGGGCCGCTGCCCGTCCTCCCGCTCGATCTGTCGCCTCCCGCTGAGCACTCACGGGACCTTCGACAGTCTCCGATCGAGCAAGACCACCCTGCGTCACATCCTCCGCCCCCGGCGATGGCATCCACACGCCCGCGCCCGGCTGTGCGACCACCGACCCCGACCATCGGAAAGCAGCTGTGATCACCACCAAGGGCCTCACCAAGGTCTACACCTCACGCGGCCGAGAGGTCAGCGCCCTGCGCGGCGTCGACCTGCACGTGCGCGAAGGCGAGGTGTACGGCGTCGTCGGCACCTCCGGCGCGGGCAAGAGCACGCTGATCCGCTGCGTCAACATGTTGGAGCGCCCCAGCGCCGGCACGGTCACCGTGGACGGGGTCGAGCTGACCGCGCTGCGCGGCAGCGAGCATCGCGCCGGTCGCGAGCTGCGTGCCGCCCGCAGCCGGATCGGCATGGTCTTCCAGCACTTCAACCTGCTCTCCTCGCGCACCGTGCAGGAGAACGTCGAGCTGCCGCTGGAGCTCACCGGACTGGACCGCACCGCCCGCCGCCGCAAGGCCGCCGAGCTGCTGGACCTGGTCGGCCTCGGCGACAAGGCGCGCAACTACCCGAGCCAGCTCTCCGGCGGTCAGAAGCAGCGCGTCGGCATCGCCCGCGCGCTGGCCGGTGACCCGAAGGTGCTGCTCTCCGACGAGGCGACCTCCGCGCTCGACCCGGAGACCACCCGGTCCATCCTCAAGCTGCTGCGCGACCTCAACCAGCAGCTCGGCCTGACCGTGCTGCTGATCACCCACGAGATGGACGTCATCAAGTCGGTCTGCGACTCGGCCGCGCTGATGCGCGACGGGCAGATCGCCGAGGCCGGCACGCTCACCGACCTGCTCGCCACCGACGGCTCCGAACTGGCCCGCGAGCTCTTCCCGCTCAGCGAGTTCGGCACCGGGCGCCCGGGCGGCACCGTCCTGGAGATCACCTTCCAGGGCGACGCCTCCAGCCAGCCCTTCGTCTCCCAGCTCGCCCGGACCTACCAGATCGACATCAACATCCTGGGCGCCGCGGTGGAGACCATCGCGGGCCGCCTGGTCGGCCGGATGCGGGTCGAACTGCCGGGCAGCCACCAGGACAACGTGGTGCCGATCGGCTTCCTGCGCGAGCAGGGCCTGCAGGTGGACATCATCAGCGCGAACGGAGTTCTGGCATGAACTGGGACGACATGCAGCCCCTGCTGCACGACGCGACCATCGAGACCTTCCAGATGGTCGGCATCGCCACCCTGGTCACGCTGCTGCTCGGCCTGCCGCTGGGCGTGCTGCTGGTGCTCACCGACAAGGGCGGGCTGCTGCGCAACGTCGCGGTGAACAAGGTGGTCGGCGCGATCGTCAACGTCGGCCGCTCGCTGCCCTTCGTGATCCTGCTGGTCGCGCTGATCCCCTTCACCCGCTGGGTGGTCGGCACCTCGATCGGCTGGCAGGCGGCCACCGTGCCGCTGGCCGTCGGCGCCATCCCCTTCTACGCGCGACTGGTGGAGAGCGCGGTGCGCGGCGTGGACGGCGGACTCGTCGAAGCCGTCCAGGCGATGGGCGGCGGCACCTGGGCCGTGGTCCGCAAGGCCCTGCTGCCCGAGGCGCTGCCCGCCCTGATCTCCGGGCTGACCACCACCGTGATCGCGCTGGTCGGCTACTCGGCGATGGCCGGCACGGTCGGCGGCGGTGGCCTGGGCAACCTGGCGATCACCTACGGCTAC
It includes:
- a CDS encoding argininosuccinate synthase, which encodes MTERVVLAYSGGLDTSVCIGWIAEETGAEVIAVAVDVGQGGEDLDVIRQRALDCGAVEAEVADARDEFADEYCLPAVKANALYQGEYPLVSALSRPVIVKHLVAAAQKHGATTVAHGCTGKGNDQVRFEVGINSLAPNLKCIAPVRDYAMTRDKAIAFAEAKGLPIVTTKKSPYSIDQNVFGRAVETGFLEDIWNAPIEDVYEYTQNPATAREADEVVITFEAGVPVAIDGHKVTVLQAIEELNKRAGAQGIGRLDMVEDRLVGIKSREIYEAPGAIALITAHQALENVTVERELARYKRQVEQRWAELVYDGLWFSPLKRALDGFVNEANQSVSGEIRMVLHGGRAVVNGRKSDQSLYDFNLATYDTGDTFDQSMSKGFIEIFGMSSKIAARRDLA
- a CDS encoding methionine ABC transporter permease, with protein sequence MNWDDMQPLLHDATIETFQMVGIATLVTLLLGLPLGVLLVLTDKGGLLRNVAVNKVVGAIVNVGRSLPFVILLVALIPFTRWVVGTSIGWQAATVPLAVGAIPFYARLVESAVRGVDGGLVEAVQAMGGGTWAVVRKALLPEALPALISGLTTTVIALVGYSAMAGTVGGGGLGNLAITYGYMRFETNFMIVIVIELVILVTLVQLLGDFAGRRFARRGTSAGLLARLRRTAA
- the argH gene encoding argininosuccinate lyase produces the protein MSSDQPADVRLWGARFADGPSEALAKLSASVHFDWRLAPYDIAGSKAHARVLHAAHLLTDDELAAMLAGLDQLLTDVQSGAFVGTIADEDVHTALERGLLERLGPDLGGKLRAGRSRNDQIATLFRMYLRDHAKIIGGLILDLQEALVGLAEVHPDTAMPGRTHLQHAQPVLFAHHVLAHVQALGRDAERLRQWDTRTAVSPYGSGALAGSSLGLDPQAVAAELGFERGSVGNSIDGTASRDFVAEFAFVTAMIGINLSRIAEEVIIWNTKEFGFITLHDAFSTGSSIMPQKKNPDIAELARGKSGRLIGNLTGLLATLKALPLAYNRDLQEDKEPVFDSCDTLEVLLPAFTGMMATLTVHRERLEELAPAGFSLATDIAEWLVKRGVPFRVAHEVAGACVKVCEGQGIELWDLTDRQFAEISEHLTPEVRDVLSVHGAIGARDGRGGTAPSAVAVQLAEVKADLALQREWSGR
- a CDS encoding GNAT family N-acetyltransferase, producing MGMSVIISVATEQDTEQILKLQYLGYQSEAELYGDWSIEPLTQSLTSLREEMADRHVLVARLGGEVVGSVRGWVEEDGIARISRLVVHPRMQRHGLGGRLLRAVEERLLAGERPVRAFRLNTGHRSLGNLRLYARQGYRQIGTRQVTPELSFVDLEKPVEAPLAAAV
- a CDS encoding methionine ABC transporter ATP-binding protein, whose amino-acid sequence is MITTKGLTKVYTSRGREVSALRGVDLHVREGEVYGVVGTSGAGKSTLIRCVNMLERPSAGTVTVDGVELTALRGSEHRAGRELRAARSRIGMVFQHFNLLSSRTVQENVELPLELTGLDRTARRRKAAELLDLVGLGDKARNYPSQLSGGQKQRVGIARALAGDPKVLLSDEATSALDPETTRSILKLLRDLNQQLGLTVLLITHEMDVIKSVCDSAALMRDGQIAEAGTLTDLLATDGSELARELFPLSEFGTGRPGGTVLEITFQGDASSQPFVSQLARTYQIDINILGAAVETIAGRLVGRMRVELPGSHQDNVVPIGFLREQGLQVDIISANGVLA